In Macadamia integrifolia cultivar HAES 741 unplaced genomic scaffold, SCU_Mint_v3 scaffold453, whole genome shotgun sequence, a genomic segment contains:
- the LOC122068709 gene encoding probable glutathione S-transferase — translation MEEVKVIGFWASPFSRRVIWALKLKDIPFEYIEDDLFNKSELLLKSNPVHKKIPVLIHNGKPISESSVILEYIEETWPENPLLPEDAHERAIARFWIKFIDDKGPVFFAAFKAAEEEQEKAVKASMEVLKTLEDHALGDDKFFGGNRIGLIDLVLAFIYWMEVMEEAIGLKISLREAHNFPKLHAWAENFREVPMIRDNLPDRSALMDHFRHLRKFFI, via the exons ATGGAAGAAGTGAAGGTAATTGGATTCTGGGCCAGTCCATTCAGTAGGAGAGTCATCTGGGCTCTCAAACTGAAGGATATACCATTTGAATACATTGAAGATGACCTCTTCAACAAGAGTGAATTGCTTTTAAAGTCTAATCCAGTTCATAAGAAGATCCCAGTTCTTATTCATAATGGAAAACCAATCTCAGAATCTTCCGTAATCCTTGAATATATCGAAGAGACATGGCCGGAGAATCCGTTGCTCCCTGAAGATGCTCATGAGAGAGCCATAGCTCGTTTCTGGATTAAATTCATAGATGACAAG GGTCCTGTTTTCTTTGCAGCCTTCAAGGCTGctgaagaagaacaagagaaggCAGTAAAGGCATCCATGGAAGTGCTGAAAACCTTAGAAGATCATGCCCTTGGAGATGATAAGTTTTTTGGGGGCAATAGGATTGGATTAATAGACTTGGTCTTGGCATTCATTTACTGGATGGAAGTAATGGAAGAAGCTATAGGGTTGAAGATTTCTTTGAGGGAAGCTCATAACTTCCCCAAATTGCATGCATGGGCTGAGAATTTTAGGGAAGTTCCAATGATCAGAGATAACCTTCCTGATCGCAGTGCACTTATGGACCATTTTAGACACctaaggaaattttttatttga